From the genome of Eucalyptus grandis isolate ANBG69807.140 chromosome 2, ASM1654582v1, whole genome shotgun sequence, one region includes:
- the LOC104421179 gene encoding inorganic pyrophosphatase TTM1 isoform X1, translated as MFLTLPENQMAQDNSPSADSPRRRSGLLRDQVQIVKRKDSDRFEIVQIQESLSFEKGFFIFIRACQLLAQKNDGLILVGVAGPSGAGKTVFTEKVLNFMPSIAVITMDNYNDSSRVIDGNFDDPRLTDYDTLLENIHGLKAGKPAQVPIYDFKSSSRIGYRTIEVPSSRIVIIEGIYALSEKLRPLLDLRVSVTGGVHFDLVKRVLRDIQRAGQEPEEIIQQISETVYPMYKAFIEPDLQTAHIKIINKFNPFSGFQNPTYILKSTRTVTVDQIKAVFPGTYSESMEETYDIYLLPPGEDPEACQSYLRMRNRDGKYNLMFEEWVTDSPFIISPRITFEVSVRLLGGLMALGYTIASILKRSSHIFSDERVTVKTDWLEQLNRKYVQVQGRDRMYVKYVAEQLGLDGSYVSRTYIEQIQLEKLVNDVMALPDDLKTKLSLDDDLVSSPKEALSRASADRRMKYLSRGMSQSFSSQKDKNLKLTRLAINNRRFDGRTLEPPAIASQGVITHLSDQISTLNERMDEFSSRIEELNSKSNTRRVSASQQNLALQAEACNGSGPTSLFISGLGNGSLTGPLMPHSSSSSQLAKDSPLMEEILVIARSQRQIMHQLDNLSNLLHDYWGERTRQARTNDVTSMADVVTIPIVLTLAFGGLGLILLKTLTTQR; from the exons ATGTTCTTGACATTACCCGAGAACCAG ATGGCTCAAGATAATTCACCAAGTGCCGATTCACCTCGCCGGCGTTCTGGCCTCTTGCGGGATCAGGTTCAGATAGTCAAGAGAAAGGACTCTGATCGCTTTGAGATCGTTCAGATCCAGGAATCACTTTCATTCGAGAAGggttttttcatatttattcgGGCGTGTCAATTGTTGGCCCAAAAGAATGATGGGTTAATATTAGTTGGAGTAGCTGGTCCTTCTGGAGCTGGTAAGACTGTGTTCACTGAGAAGGTGCTGAACTTTATGCCCAGCATTGCTGTCATAACAATGGATAATTACAATGACTCCAGCCGTGTAATCGACGGCAACTTCGATG ATCCTCGCTTGACGGACTATGACACATTGCTTGAGAATATTCATGGTTTAAAGGCCGGGAAGCCTGCTCAGGTTCCAATATATGATTTCAAGTCTAGCTCTCGTATCGGCTACAG GACTATTGAAGTTCCCAGTTCTCGCATTGTGATTATAGAAGGCATTTACGCCCTGAGTGAAAAATTGCGGCCTTTGCTTGACCTTCGCGTCTCTGTGACTGGGGGGGTACATTTTGATCTTGTCAAACGAGTTCTAAGGGATATCCAACGCGCTGGCCAAGAACCTGAAGAAATCATTCAGCAGATATCTGAAACG GTGTACCCAATGTACAAGGCTTTCATTGAGCCTGATCTTCAGACTGCACatatcaaaataatcaacaaaTTTAATCCTTTCTCTGGATTTCAGAATCCCACTTATATTCTCAAA TCAACAAGGACAGTAACAGTTGATCAAATCAAGGCTGTTTTCCCCGGAACATATTCAGAGAGTATGGAGGAAACTTATGATATATACCTTCTGCCGCCAGGTGAAGATCCAGAAGCTTGCCAATCATACCTCAGGATGCGAAATAGAGATGGCAAATACAATCTTATGTTTGAG GAATGGGTTACAGATAGTCCATTCATTATATCTCCGAGAATAACTTTTGAAGTTAGCGTGCGCCTGCTAGGAGGATTGATGGCCCTTGGCTACACAATCGCATCCATTCTGAAACGAAGCAGCCACATCTTCTCTGATGAGAGGGTGACTGTGAAAACTGATTGGCTGGAACAGCTTAATCGCAAGTATGTTCAG GTACAAGGACGTGACCGTATGTACGTCAAGTATGTTGCAGAGCAGCTGGGTTTGGATGGTTCATATGTTTCTCGTACCTACATAGAACAGATTCAGTTGGAGAAGCTTGTAAATGATGTTATG GCATTGCCAGACGATTTGAAGACAAAGCTCAGCCTAGATGATGATCTTGTTTCCAGCCCTAAAGAGGCACTTTCCCGGGCTTCTGCAGATAGGAGGATGAAATATCTCAGCCG TGGGATGTCTCAGTCTTTCTCCAGTCAGAAAGACAAGAACTTAAAATTGACCAGACTTGCCATCAATAATAGAAGGTTTGATGGAAGAACTTTAGAACCGCCCGCAATTGCAAGCCAG GGAGTGATTACTCATCTATCCGACCAAATATCCACGCTCAATGAGAGGATGGATGAATTTTCATCTCGTATCGAAGAGCTCAATTCCAAGTCCAACACCAGAAGAGTTTCAGCTAGTCAACAGAACTTAGCACTGCAGGCCGAAGCCTGCAATGGATCTGGACCCACTTCTCTTTTTATATCTGGCTTAGGAAATGGGTCTTTGACTGGTCCTTTAATGCCACATTCTTCATCCTCTTCCCAATTGGCTAAGGACTCCCCACTTATGGAAGAG ATACTAGTAATTGCCCGATCACAACGCCAAATCATGCACCAGCTAGACAATCTGAGCAATCTTCTACATGACTACTGGGGGGAGAGGACACGTCAAGCAAGAACAAATGACGTAACCTCGATGGCTGATGTCGTCACCATCCCTATTGTACTGACCCTAGCTTTCGGTGGCTTAGGTCTGATTCTGTTAAAGACCTTGACTACCCAAAGGTGA
- the LOC104421163 gene encoding serine/threonine-protein kinase 16: MGCTFSGLNALYDAVNGGGDVWINENRFRILRQLGEGGFAFVYLVKEVVNDNSSVSGGGLAKKVKDPSHLSDDGTYAMKKVLIQNSEQLELVREEIRVSSLFSHPNLLPLLDHAIIAVKTAQEGSWNHEAYLLFPVHLDGTLFDNAKVMKAKKEFFSTADVLQIFRQLCAGLKHMHSLEPPYAHNDVKPGNVLITHRKGQPPLAILMDFGSARPARRQIRSRSEALQLQEWASEHCSAPFRAPELWDCPSQADIDERTDIWSLGCTLYAIMYGVSPFEYALGESGGSLQLAIVNAQVKWPAGPNPPYPEALHQFVTWMLQPQAAIRPRIDDVIIHVDKLISKFSH, encoded by the exons ATGGGGTGTACATTTTCTGGGTTGAACGCGCTGTACGACGCCGTGAACGGGGGAGGGGACGTCTGGATCAACGAGAACAGGTTCAGGATCTTGAGGCAGCTCGGGGAAGGCGGGTTCGCGTTCGTGTATCTGGTCAAAGAGGTGGTCAACGATAACTCCTCCGTCTCCGGCGGAGGCCTGGCCAAGAAAGTCAAGGACCCTTCTCATCTTTCAG ATGATGGCACTTACGCAATGAAGAAAGTTCTTATTCAGAATAGTGAACAGTTGGAATTGGTGAGGGAAGAGATTCGTGTTTCATCTCTGTTTAGTCACCCCAATCTGCTTCCCCTTCTGGATCACGCCATCATTGCTGTTAAG ACTGCACAAGAAGGATCTTGGAACCATGAAGCATATTTATTATTTCCAGTTCATCTGGATGGAACTTTATTTGATAATGCCAAAGTTATGAAAGCAAAAAAGGAGTTCTTTTCAACCGCCGATGTTCTTCAAATATTCCGACAG CTTTGTGCAGGACTTAAACATATGCACAGTTTGGAGCCACCTTATGCACATAATGATGTTAAACCTGGTAATGTCCTCATAACACATAGGAAGGGACAACCTCCTCTTGCCATATTGATGGATTTTGGAAGCGCTCGACCTGCAAGGAGGCAAATTCGCTCTCGTTCAGAGGCACTGCAGTTACAG GAGTGGGCTTCTGAGCATTGTTCAGCACCTTTCCGGGCACCTGAGTTATGGGATTGCCCAAGCCAGGCAGACATTGATGAGAGAACTGATATTTGGTCTTTAGGATGTACACTGTACGCAATAAT GTATGGTGTGTCCCCATTTGAGTATGCCCTTGGAGAATCTGGAGGAAGCCTACAATTAGCAATAGTCAATGCACAGGTGAAGTGGCCGGCCGGACCAAATCCTCCATATCCAGAAGCACTCCACCAGTTCGTGACATGGATGCTTCAGCCGCAAGCTGCAATCCGTCCACGCATCGATGATGTAATAATTCACGTTGACAAGTTGATCTCAAAGTTCTCTCACTGA
- the LOC104421194 gene encoding H/ACA ribonucleoprotein complex subunit 2-like protein — MGSDTEAERAQKEKEKERKKVAALAPIAKPLAGKKLGKRTLKLVRRAAEQKCLKRGVKEVVKSIRRGHKGLCVIAGNISPIDVITHVPILCEENDISYIYVPSKEDLANAGATKRPTCCVLVLTKPTKGELGPEEQEKLKADYDQVVTEVSELTSTLF; from the exons atggggagcGACACCGAAGCGGAGAGAGCgcagaaggagaaggagaaggagaggaagaaggtgGCGGCGCTGGCCCCCATCGCGAAGCCCCTCGCTGGCAAGAAGCTCGGCAAGCGGACCCTCAAGCTCGTCCGTCGAG CTGCTGAGCAGAAATGCTTGAAAAGAGGTGTGAAGGAGGTGGTCAAGAGCATCAGGCGCGGTCACAAAGG ATTATGCGTCATTGCTGGCAACATATCACCTATTGATGTGATCACTCATGTTCCCATTCTATGTGAAGAAAATGATATCTCCTATATATATGTTCCCTCGAAGGAG GATCTAGCAAATGCAGGAGCAACAAAGAGGCCAACATGCTGTGTTCTGGTACTTACAAAGCCAACTAAGGGTGAATTAGGCCCAGAAgagcaagaaaaattaaaggcTGATTATGACCAAGTTGTAACAGAAGTATCTGAACTTACCTCCACTCTTTTTTAA
- the LOC104421179 gene encoding inorganic pyrophosphatase TTM1 isoform X2 — protein MCTSASQMAQDNSPSADSPRRRSGLLRDQVQIVKRKDSDRFEIVQIQESLSFEKGFFIFIRACQLLAQKNDGLILVGVAGPSGAGKTVFTEKVLNFMPSIAVITMDNYNDSSRVIDGNFDDPRLTDYDTLLENIHGLKAGKPAQVPIYDFKSSSRIGYRTIEVPSSRIVIIEGIYALSEKLRPLLDLRVSVTGGVHFDLVKRVLRDIQRAGQEPEEIIQQISETVYPMYKAFIEPDLQTAHIKIINKFNPFSGFQNPTYILKSTRTVTVDQIKAVFPGTYSESMEETYDIYLLPPGEDPEACQSYLRMRNRDGKYNLMFEEWVTDSPFIISPRITFEVSVRLLGGLMALGYTIASILKRSSHIFSDERVTVKTDWLEQLNRKYVQVQGRDRMYVKYVAEQLGLDGSYVSRTYIEQIQLEKLVNDVMALPDDLKTKLSLDDDLVSSPKEALSRASADRRMKYLSRGMSQSFSSQKDKNLKLTRLAINNRRFDGRTLEPPAIASQGVITHLSDQISTLNERMDEFSSRIEELNSKSNTRRVSASQQNLALQAEACNGSGPTSLFISGLGNGSLTGPLMPHSSSSSQLAKDSPLMEEILVIARSQRQIMHQLDNLSNLLHDYWGERTRQARTNDVTSMADVVTIPIVLTLAFGGLGLILLKTLTTQR, from the exons ATGTGTACATCTGCTTCACAGATGGCTCAAGATAATTCACCAAGTGCCGATTCACCTCGCCGGCGTTCTGGCCTCTTGCGGGATCAGGTTCAGATAGTCAAGAGAAAGGACTCTGATCGCTTTGAGATCGTTCAGATCCAGGAATCACTTTCATTCGAGAAGggttttttcatatttattcgGGCGTGTCAATTGTTGGCCCAAAAGAATGATGGGTTAATATTAGTTGGAGTAGCTGGTCCTTCTGGAGCTGGTAAGACTGTGTTCACTGAGAAGGTGCTGAACTTTATGCCCAGCATTGCTGTCATAACAATGGATAATTACAATGACTCCAGCCGTGTAATCGACGGCAACTTCGATG ATCCTCGCTTGACGGACTATGACACATTGCTTGAGAATATTCATGGTTTAAAGGCCGGGAAGCCTGCTCAGGTTCCAATATATGATTTCAAGTCTAGCTCTCGTATCGGCTACAG GACTATTGAAGTTCCCAGTTCTCGCATTGTGATTATAGAAGGCATTTACGCCCTGAGTGAAAAATTGCGGCCTTTGCTTGACCTTCGCGTCTCTGTGACTGGGGGGGTACATTTTGATCTTGTCAAACGAGTTCTAAGGGATATCCAACGCGCTGGCCAAGAACCTGAAGAAATCATTCAGCAGATATCTGAAACG GTGTACCCAATGTACAAGGCTTTCATTGAGCCTGATCTTCAGACTGCACatatcaaaataatcaacaaaTTTAATCCTTTCTCTGGATTTCAGAATCCCACTTATATTCTCAAA TCAACAAGGACAGTAACAGTTGATCAAATCAAGGCTGTTTTCCCCGGAACATATTCAGAGAGTATGGAGGAAACTTATGATATATACCTTCTGCCGCCAGGTGAAGATCCAGAAGCTTGCCAATCATACCTCAGGATGCGAAATAGAGATGGCAAATACAATCTTATGTTTGAG GAATGGGTTACAGATAGTCCATTCATTATATCTCCGAGAATAACTTTTGAAGTTAGCGTGCGCCTGCTAGGAGGATTGATGGCCCTTGGCTACACAATCGCATCCATTCTGAAACGAAGCAGCCACATCTTCTCTGATGAGAGGGTGACTGTGAAAACTGATTGGCTGGAACAGCTTAATCGCAAGTATGTTCAG GTACAAGGACGTGACCGTATGTACGTCAAGTATGTTGCAGAGCAGCTGGGTTTGGATGGTTCATATGTTTCTCGTACCTACATAGAACAGATTCAGTTGGAGAAGCTTGTAAATGATGTTATG GCATTGCCAGACGATTTGAAGACAAAGCTCAGCCTAGATGATGATCTTGTTTCCAGCCCTAAAGAGGCACTTTCCCGGGCTTCTGCAGATAGGAGGATGAAATATCTCAGCCG TGGGATGTCTCAGTCTTTCTCCAGTCAGAAAGACAAGAACTTAAAATTGACCAGACTTGCCATCAATAATAGAAGGTTTGATGGAAGAACTTTAGAACCGCCCGCAATTGCAAGCCAG GGAGTGATTACTCATCTATCCGACCAAATATCCACGCTCAATGAGAGGATGGATGAATTTTCATCTCGTATCGAAGAGCTCAATTCCAAGTCCAACACCAGAAGAGTTTCAGCTAGTCAACAGAACTTAGCACTGCAGGCCGAAGCCTGCAATGGATCTGGACCCACTTCTCTTTTTATATCTGGCTTAGGAAATGGGTCTTTGACTGGTCCTTTAATGCCACATTCTTCATCCTCTTCCCAATTGGCTAAGGACTCCCCACTTATGGAAGAG ATACTAGTAATTGCCCGATCACAACGCCAAATCATGCACCAGCTAGACAATCTGAGCAATCTTCTACATGACTACTGGGGGGAGAGGACACGTCAAGCAAGAACAAATGACGTAACCTCGATGGCTGATGTCGTCACCATCCCTATTGTACTGACCCTAGCTTTCGGTGGCTTAGGTCTGATTCTGTTAAAGACCTTGACTACCCAAAGGTGA
- the LOC104421171 gene encoding agmatine deiminase, whose amino-acid sequence MEGTPVSHGFHMPAEWERHSRCWIGWPERPDNWRDNAAPAQRMFAKVAAAISEFEPVTVCASTAQWENARKMLPAKVRVIELGMNDSWLRDTGPTFVVRDGSPGHERKIAAIDWNFNAYGDIEEGCYEDWSLDLLIAKKILQVEEIPRFSQEMILEGGSIHVDGEGTCLTTEECLLNKNRNPQLTREQIEDVLKAYLGVKKIIWLPRGLYGDDDTNGHIDNMCCFVKPGTVLLSWTDDEKDLQYERSMEAYKVLSNATDAAGRKLQIIKLHVPGPLYLTEEEAAGVVQDGYAVPRLPGTRLAASYVNFYIANQAVIVPQFGDPKWDDEAARVLGDAFPDRPVVRIEGAREIVLGGGNIHCITQQQPATVPK is encoded by the exons atggAAGGCACGCCGGTCTCGCATGGATTCCACATGCCGGCGGAGTGGGAGCGCCACTCGCGGTGCTGGATCGGCTGGCCG GAACGTCCGGACAACTGGAGGGACAACGCCGCCCCTGCTCAGCGCATGTTCGCCAAGGTCGCCGCCGCCATATCCGAGTTCGAGCCCGTCACCGTCTGCGCCAGCACCGCTCAG TGGGAAAATGCGCGGAAAATGTTGCCGGCGAAGGTCAGGGTCATTGAGCTGGGCATGAATGATTCCTGGTTAAGGGACACTGGACCAACT TTTGTGGTGAGGGACGGATCTCCGGGTCATGAGCGGAAGATAGCCGCGATCGATTGGAATTTCAACGCCTATGGAG ATATTGAAGAAGGTTGCTATGAAGATTGGAGTCTCGACCTTCTTATAGCCAAGAAG attcttcaagttgaggaGATTCCGAGGTTTTCACAGGAAATGATTCTTGAAGGTGGAAGCATCCATGTAGATGGAGAAG GGACTTGTCTTACCACTGAGGAATGCCTCCTGAACAAAAACAGGAACCCGCAATTAACAAGAGAACAAATTGAGGATGTACTCAAGGCATATCTTGGTGTCAAGAAGATCATATGGCTGCCTCGTGGATTATATG GTGATGATGATACAAACGGCCATATTGATAATATGTGTTGTTTTGTGAAGCCTGGTACGGTTTTACTCTCATGGACTGATGACGAAAAGGATCTTCAATATGAACGATCTATGGAAGCATATAAGGTTCTCTCTAATGCAACTGATGCCGCTGGTAGGAAATTGCAGATAATTAAACTCCATGTTCCTGGTCCTCTCTATTTGACAGAAGAAGAGGCTGCTGGAGTGGTGCAG GATGGTTATGCAGTACCAAGACTGCCGGGTACAAGACTTGCTGCTTCATACGTCAACTTTTATATTGCTAATCAAGCAGTCATTGTACCACAATTTGGGGATCCAAAGTGGGATGATGAAGCTGCTCGTGTCCTAGGTGATGCTTTCCCAGATCGTCCG GTGGTGAGAATTGAGGGTGCTAGGGAAATTGTACTAGGTGGTGGAAATATTCACTGCATCACGCAACAGCAACCAGCGACTGTTCCCAAGTAA